The following DNA comes from Verrucomicrobiia bacterium.
GAGGTGGCGCGTGATCTCTTGGGCGGAAGGTTTTTCCGTGCCGACGACGAGATTGTAAAAAGGAATGTCATAGACATAATCCGAACCGAAATTGAGGAAGGCCTGCTGGTCGTTCCAAAAAGTTTCCGAGGCAAAAAGGGCCGTGGGAAATTCCGCCTTGAGCGCGGCAAAGGCGTCCGGCCAGAATTCGGTTCCGATGTCGCGGCCGTACATTTTCAGGAACGCGGCGCGTGTCGTCCGGTCGGCCGCATCCAGGCGCAGGCCGCCGCCGCGCGTCAGCCGGATGATCTTGCGCATGGTTTCCAGGAGCTTGGGGCGGAGCGGCGGGTAGGCGTAATCCAGCTGCGCCGTATCGATCCACGGACCGCCCACGTCGCGGCCGTGCGAAATTTTCACGGGACCGTCAGGGCCCGCGGCCATGAAGTAAAGCCGCTGCACAAAACCGGCCTGCCCGCCTTTCGTGTAATCGTCGAGCGAGGCCGTGGCTTCGTCTTCAGGGCCGCCCTGCAGGAAATAATGCGGGTCTTCCTGGATCCACGTCGAATCCGCGCCCATGTGGTTGGGAATGAAATCCGTGATCACCTTGATGCCGAGCCGGTTCGCCCGGTCGACAAAGGCCATGAAAGAATCCTCGTCGCCCAGGTCCGGGTTGATCACATAGTCTTCGATGCTGTACGCGGAGCCCACGCGCTTCGGGTCCCACATCTTGTTGAACGTTTCCGTGAACTTTCCGGGCTTCCAGATGCCGGTCATCCAGATGACGTTGTAGCCTTTCTGTTTCACGCGGCGGCGCAGCGTCGCTTCCGAGATCTGGTCGAAGCGCTTGCCTTCCTCGCGCGCGTTCCACTGAAAAACCAACGCTCCCCGGCTGCGGATGTCCTCCAGGATGGCCGGGCTTTCGAGATTTGTCCTCAGTTCGGCGCGCTTCCGCAAAATCCCGCGGGCCGGAGATGGCACGCGCAATTCCGCATGCGGAGGGTCGTCTGTGATGGTAATCGTGTTCGTGGGTTTTTCCTCCGGATGCAGCGCGGACGCGCCGGCCAGCGTGGGCAGCTCGCGGAGCGGCCCGTAATAAAAATCATCCCGGCTGAGAAAGCCCTGGGCATTCAGGCGCAGGCGTTCGCGGAGAAACCGCTCGGCATCGCGGCGGAACGCTTCCGGGTTCCAGAGTTCCTGCTTCACATTGAAATCAAATTCGAGGCCGGCCGATTCCTTGTGCGCCTCGACTTTCCAGCCGTCCACGCGCACGGTCACCACGACTTCGCCGTCCAGCACTTCGAGTGCCTGGAAAATCTGCGCGCGGATTTCCAGGCCCGGAATGTAAAACTCACCGGCGAGCTTGCGCGGGATTTCGTCGAAATAAAAACCGATGACGCGCATGAGGTATTGCAGCAGTTCCACGGTCGCACCGTCGCCCGCGCGGGAAGCCGCTTCCGCGAGCTCGCCCAAAGCCGGCCCGGCTTTGACCGCGCGCGGACCGAGCTGGAAGAGCCGGTCGCGGATTTCATGGCTGTACAGGCTGAACAGCGCGGGCGCCGCTTCCGGATCCTGGCGGTAGAGAAACGCGCTGATCTTGATCAGGCTGATGAGGCGCGAGACCTGGCGGTCCCCGGAGGAAACCGGCGCGGCGGTTTTTTCCCGGATGGCGCGGAGCGCGTCCTGGGCTTTTTGCTGGAGCGGGTGGTTCAGATGCTCGAACAGAGCCTCATGATGCGGCGAGGCCGTGAACTCCTCGAGCAGGGAAACCGGATACTCCGAACGGATTTGCCCGAGCGCGCCGAGCACCGCGAGCAGCGGATAAAAAAAGCGGAAAGGGCCTTGCTGGGCGGCCTTGCCTTCGTAAAACCCCATCTGCATGGCCAGGCTCATCAGCGCGTCCCCGGCCGCGGGCCCCAGTTCACCGAGAAGCTCGATGGCCAGCCCCTGGACGTACTCGTCATCACTCAGCCGGAGAAGGGCCGCCAGTTTGTCCGCGATGGTTTTCGAGTGTGAAATTAACGGCACGGCAGGCGCGCCGTCGATGGACCGCAGCGCGCGCCGGATTCCCGCGGGAAAATTCCCATGGGCCACGCGCAGTTTTTCCACGGCATTGAGAAAAGTCAGCAGCATGGGACGCGCGCCTTCGGCCTTGGGCCCAAGAAGCTCGAAGAGGTCGAGGATCGTCTGAAGCAGCTCGATCTGCCGCGCGGACGGGCCGGACGGAGGAAGGATGATGCCGCCGGCCGATCTTCCTTCGGAAAAACTGTAAATGAATTCGAGATACGCGGGCCGCAGCATGGCGGTCAGCCCATCCGCGATGTTCTGGAGCGGGTCGTCCGGCCTTTCCAGGATCTTCATGCCCTGCGGCACGGCCGCGTCGCGGATCGGAAGGCCATGCTGGATGTCGGCCAGGTAAAACGGCATGAAAAACGGATTGTACGGCATGAATTCTTTGTGGTATTCGGACCAGTCCAGTTTCCGTCCGGCGGTTTTTTCGAAATCTTCCGGCACCCACATCAGGCTGAAATGCAAATGAGGCGGCGCGCCTTTCCACTCCGGCCCCGGGTCCGCGATTTCCGCGACGATCGTGTCTTCGGTGACGCGGTCGCCCACGCGGACTTTGGATTTCACATGCGAATAAAGCGTATAAGCCCTGTCCCCGGACGCGTTGCGCAGGGGATGCTCAACTACGACGGTCTCGCCCATCACATCGGGGATGATCGCAGCGACACGTCCTTCGGCCGCGGACCTCACGCCCGTTCCGGGCGGCACGTAGGCAAAGTCCCCGTATTCATTCACTGCGATGAAGACGTCCACGCCCTCGTGAAACGGCGCCATGCGGAGCCGCGCGGGCTCCATGTATTTTTTGACGTCGAAATCGATGATGCGCCCGCTTGCGTCGCGCTTCAGCGTGGTGTTGTGCCACCATTCCGTGGGATCGCCGAAGCCGCCGCCGGGCAAAAGCGCGATGCCCGTGATTTCGTGCCCGCCTGCCAAAGCGTCCAGCTCGCGCATCGAAATCGGCCGGTCCGGCCGGCGATTGTTCGGCACCAGCGCGCGCTGCGTCAGATAATGATGCAGATTCAGCGAGGCCGGCACTTCGGCCCTTTGGCGGCGGTAGGCCATGGTGTCTTCGAAACTCAGCCAGGCCTTTTTCTCTTCCACCCAGACTTCCGCGCGGCCGTAAGAAGCTCCGCTGCCCTGAGCCGCCGCGAGGCGGTACAGAATCCCGGCACGGGTGTTCGATTCTTTTCTTTTGTCCACGGGCAGGTGTTCGAACGGCTTGCCCTGCACTTCGTCGAGAGAATAGGCCCCCGGTGCATCCGGCGTGCTCGCCGCAAGCCCGTTCGCTTCCATCACCAGCCCCCAATCGGTCACCGTGGGCGCAAAATAGCGGTAAGCCTTCTCAGCCGGGAGAGCCGGCGCCGAGGCGCGGGCGAGCGCGGCAAATTCGCCGGCCGTGTAGGTCTTGCCTTCCGCGCCGAGCACGCGGGCCGCGATGTACTGATGTGCGAGGCGTTCGTAGACCACGACGAATTCTCCCGGGTTCACGGCCGCGGGCATGTCCCGCGTCACAGGGAAAGCCTTGAGCGGAAGATACGCGCGCGTTTCCTTCTCCGGCAGCGTGGCGAGAAAGGCAAAATCCTTTTCGCGGAGGACCTGAAAGATCTTTTGCGGCGCCGGGCCTTTGGTGGTTTCTTCCCGCCGCACGCCGAGTGCGATCATGGCCGCGAGCGGGAGGTAAAATTCCTTGAGCGCCCCGCTTTCAGCGGCGGTGCGCAGCTCGCCGCGCCGCACCCGGTCCGCCAGGTCTCCTTCCACCTGGCGCGTCAGGATTTCCAGAGGGCTTCCGGCAAAACGCTCGACGCTTTGGGTGACCGCGCGCAATTCCGCCTGGCCCGCGGGCACGAGAAAGATGGAGGCATTGCGCGAGGCGCGGCTCACGCGGTACGGGATTTCGAAAGGATGATTGCCGTCCGACATGAGCTGCTCGTAATACGCGTGATGCCGCGGGTCTTCTCCCGAGATCAGCGGAGAAACCACGGCATAGGACAGGCCCAGCTCTTTGAGATGCGCCAAGATCCGGTCTTTGTGAAAGCCGCCGAAGACAAGCGCCGCGGTGGACTCCTCCGAAGCCGCGAAGGATTCGAGCGCGGCCTTGACCGCGGCGTCGCGGGCGCGGGCGGTTTCGTAAAAGAGCAGCGCATTCTCGATCGAATTTTCCCAGCGTTTGGAAAGAAGGACGGGCTTGTGTGTCTCGCGCGCGATGAAGTCCGCGATGGCCTGCGTCTTCAGCCCGCGCAGCGCGTCCTGGGCGGCCTGGTATTCTTCCGCGGAAACCTCGATGCGGTTCAGGCGCTCGAGCAATTTCAAACGCTTCAGCAGGCCGAAGATTTTCCGGCCGCGTTCGTCTTGAAGCTTCGCGGCCGCAAAGGCGTTTTCCCACGCATCAAGATCGCGGAATACCGCGACCGGGTCGAGTGCTTCGGCCCGGGCCTGGTCTTCCGGCTTGGAAGATTTTGCCGCGGCGAGAAGAAGCGCGATGGAAGCGGGTGGGTTTCCGCCCGCGAGCGCTTCGAACCGGTTGAGATAGGACGGCAAATCCAGTTTTCCGCCGTCATAGCGGTCCTTGAGCCGGCGCCACTCTTTAAGCTCCTTCGGAAAAACCTGCGCGGCCAAAATTTCGAGCGGCCGACGGAGCGCGGCCAGATCCGACTGGATTTCATCGCGGGCTTCGGCGGCCTCGCGGTACTTCCCGATGTTTTTCAAATGGAGCCCGATGCTGTCCGCGCCGATGAGCTTGAAATCCCGCGTGCGGTTGACGTGCGCGTATTCAGCGCCGCCAATGCGGAGCTGGTCCATCAGGAAGTACGAGACTTTTTCTTTGAGCGCGGGATCGGCAATGAAGCCGAAGTACGCGTCGGTCGGTACGGCGCCTTCGTAGCCTTCCTCGTAAACCGTGCGGACGCCGCGTTCCTCCACCAGATGGCGGACGAGCGCCGCGATGTGCGTCTGCGCTTCGAACGAATCGTGCGCGTCCTGGATGAAGATGAGTGTTTTGCCGGAACGGCCTCGGTGGAATTCTTCGATGCGGCCCAGCGAAGACGGAATGCCCAGGTCCGGGGACAAAGACGCGGCGCCCGCGGCATAGGTCGGGTCCGCGGCAAGCAGCGCCAGGCATAAAAAGGCGGCGGTGAAGCGTCTGAAACTCACGGGCATGCGGGGGAAAATCTCCTTTAAAAATCCGGATGAGACTTCATTAACTTATATAAGGGTAAAAGGGTAACTGAAGGAGGAAAAAACCCAAAATCGGGTGAAGAAGGCCGGATGTTTTTGATGAGACGTGATCGAATTTACTAGCCGAGGAAAATCGATTTCCGGGCCGCTTTTGAACGTTTCTGGCTTATGCAGCCTGCCCCCATCGCCCATCGCGATGGGACAGTCCGGGAGAACCAGGACGGTTCTCTCCGGATTCGCGGCACATTCTTTTCTCTTTATGCCGCCTGAGCCACGGCTTCGGCGACTTGCGCCGCGAGATAAGCACGGGCGACCGCGGCTTCGACCGTGAAGCCCCAGCCGTCCGTGTTATTTTTGAGGATGTTCTGGAATCCGTTGTCGAAACGCAGCAGCCGCGCGAGCAGCGAGGCCTTGAGCCGAGCCGGATCCTTGAGCAGCGCTGCGTCGCCTGCGATGAGATCGGCAAGGTGAAGGGCCGCGACTGAACGCAGCAGCTCCGCGTAATCGAGCAGCAGAGGATCGTCGATGGTGTCTTTGTTCATGTTAAGCGGCACAAAGATCCGGTCCACGGCCTCCGCCAGCTGCCCGGCCACAAGCAGCGGCACGCCCGCCTGGTCGTTCATGGGAATAATCGAGCGTGACAAGTTGACGGGCCGAAGGTGGATGTCCAGGGCGCGGAAACGTTCCTGGTAAGCCGCGGGCAATTTCAAATTAAACGCCATTTCCGAAACGCGGCCCGGATGCTGCTGCAGGACGCGCGCCAACTGCCCGAACATCGAGGTCTCGCCGGCCGCGGCGCCTTCGGTGAGCGCAAGGCCGAGCGTGAAGCTCTTGTCCTTGATCTGGTCGAGCGTGGCCAGGAGCGCCTGGACCTCGCGCCGCCGGATTTCCAGCGCCTCGTTCGTCCACACGAATTCCTCTTCGCTCACGGACGCGGCAAAGGCCACGAGCACCGCTTCCTTCAAATAATTTTTCGCGCCGTCAATGCCCCGCGCGGCGGAAAGACGGAGCCAGACTTCAGAAAATTCTTTGGCGTCCATTACAGTCTGAAGCCGCAGCAGCCGCCGCGCCTCAGCCTCATAAGCCGAAGGAATCAGCGCGGCCGCAGCCGGTAGAAGATCGCGCAATTCCGACTTAGGAAGTGTCAACTCCCAGACGGCGTTGAAACTGGGTTGGCGGCCTGTCGTCAGGATGCGGACGGCATCCTCTTTCGTCAGCGCGTAGCTTTCGCCGAGAATGCGGCCCAGATAATTGTCCGCCGTTTCATGCGATTGATCGGGCACGAAGCCGCGGCGAAGGTAAAATGCCACTTTCTTGGCCTGCTCCGCGGGATTGTCGTCCGCGATCTGGCTTTGCTCATGCACGGCGAAGGT
Coding sequences within:
- a CDS encoding alpha-amylase family glycosyl hydrolase, whose translation is MPVSFRRFTAAFLCLALLAADPTYAAGAASLSPDLGIPSSLGRIEEFHRGRSGKTLIFIQDAHDSFEAQTHIAALVRHLVEERGVRTVYEEGYEGAVPTDAYFGFIADPALKEKVSYFLMDQLRIGGAEYAHVNRTRDFKLIGADSIGLHLKNIGKYREAAEARDEIQSDLAALRRPLEILAAQVFPKELKEWRRLKDRYDGGKLDLPSYLNRFEALAGGNPPASIALLLAAAKSSKPEDQARAEALDPVAVFRDLDAWENAFAAAKLQDERGRKIFGLLKRLKLLERLNRIEVSAEEYQAAQDALRGLKTQAIADFIARETHKPVLLSKRWENSIENALLFYETARARDAAVKAALESFAASEESTAALVFGGFHKDRILAHLKELGLSYAVVSPLISGEDPRHHAYYEQLMSDGNHPFEIPYRVSRASRNASIFLVPAGQAELRAVTQSVERFAGSPLEILTRQVEGDLADRVRRGELRTAAESGALKEFYLPLAAMIALGVRREETTKGPAPQKIFQVLREKDFAFLATLPEKETRAYLPLKAFPVTRDMPAAVNPGEFVVVYERLAHQYIAARVLGAEGKTYTAGEFAALARASAPALPAEKAYRYFAPTVTDWGLVMEANGLAASTPDAPGAYSLDEVQGKPFEHLPVDKRKESNTRAGILYRLAAAQGSGASYGRAEVWVEEKKAWLSFEDTMAYRRQRAEVPASLNLHHYLTQRALVPNNRRPDRPISMRELDALAGGHEITGIALLPGGGFGDPTEWWHNTTLKRDASGRIIDFDVKKYMEPARLRMAPFHEGVDVFIAVNEYGDFAYVPPGTGVRSAAEGRVAAIIPDVMGETVVVEHPLRNASGDRAYTLYSHVKSKVRVGDRVTEDTIVAEIADPGPEWKGAPPHLHFSLMWVPEDFEKTAGRKLDWSEYHKEFMPYNPFFMPFYLADIQHGLPIRDAAVPQGMKILERPDDPLQNIADGLTAMLRPAYLEFIYSFSEGRSAGGIILPPSGPSARQIELLQTILDLFELLGPKAEGARPMLLTFLNAVEKLRVAHGNFPAGIRRALRSIDGAPAVPLISHSKTIADKLAALLRLSDDEYVQGLAIELLGELGPAAGDALMSLAMQMGFYEGKAAQQGPFRFFYPLLAVLGALGQIRSEYPVSLLEEFTASPHHEALFEHLNHPLQQKAQDALRAIREKTAAPVSSGDRQVSRLISLIKISAFLYRQDPEAAPALFSLYSHEIRDRLFQLGPRAVKAGPALGELAEAASRAGDGATVELLQYLMRVIGFYFDEIPRKLAGEFYIPGLEIRAQIFQALEVLDGEVVVTVRVDGWKVEAHKESAGLEFDFNVKQELWNPEAFRRDAERFLRERLRLNAQGFLSRDDFYYGPLRELPTLAGASALHPEEKPTNTITITDDPPHAELRVPSPARGILRKRAELRTNLESPAILEDIRSRGALVFQWNAREEGKRFDQISEATLRRRVKQKGYNVIWMTGIWKPGKFTETFNKMWDPKRVGSAYSIEDYVINPDLGDEDSFMAFVDRANRLGIKVITDFIPNHMGADSTWIQEDPHYFLQGGPEDEATASLDDYTKGGQAGFVQRLYFMAAGPDGPVKISHGRDVGGPWIDTAQLDYAYPPLRPKLLETMRKIIRLTRGGGLRLDAADRTTRAAFLKMYGRDIGTEFWPDAFAALKAEFPTALFASETFWNDQQAFLNFGSDYVYDIPFYNLVVGTEKPSAQEITRHLTHTPFDTQKTLRSIENHDLPDGMRVLALLGKPRTQAAAILMLAGGPGAVMLYDGQIEGRTKEKPSAKHVTLHKRRETFDRGLQKFYEVWLKRTHDPLFRKGEAFEIAPGLAQRGIVAVRRSFEGREALVLVNYSASRARLDYAPEGAAWGMKGEEAQKARWRNAETGTARRFARAFGFDMKPWEYRVYFLEKPGRTELRAEDGAPQAGQPAPDNLERTFNFAVLATDLAIASAAGALAVFLVTLRLDLGLAGLAFWGATVLPTVIGLGILKALYYPWAKISTRWPTYGWGIPFAGLFGGAAAWAVQAWWGSGPQVQAWLSSGMLSAAAGFLIIKSLHDFFHALFFGDFDLAAEQDDLPRKPNRIHHYTETPSHYEIVSRPDEYTEIKIYIFKGDHPNLSIVRNRYLGEGEQRIVERSESLKRDGETITVRAWNEIEDPGLSPARNLSDADVLASWKEWAVSMMDLMDEMAAEVVMRGGVAEDDALRQRLAEEVGAIETYLKRAELRADDETAGEAEAEPEVRDPLERIVIGETAADWKEAQKIMRAAGAELDAGQERTLLAALHAPNLETAERRQLLDFLSTQYLNLIRYVARGMKLEGEAFDEAVQNGFFGLVEGLVRFDPAHETRLSTYAVWWIRHAIQRGESLETRPLSEHYRNKRRLVGQTRAKLSHQFGREPSLEELAEELHVGVDDLITLLSMPSRLDSLQRPLTSDTETTVGAMTQDRETETPLEEILSTEKHAVNKAEIL